A section of the Salminus brasiliensis chromosome 10, fSalBra1.hap2, whole genome shotgun sequence genome encodes:
- the LOC140564891 gene encoding uncharacterized protein, with the protein MTSILQLGFLLLFSVIVQHGDLTPGDHSHMTFTQEDKLQEDGVPPGLCRICKIVTSKVLRIIGKSLSKDNIDSALDGICRKVGLQVVCRRFIRQYRQKLIDAISKRKDANAVCRSLKLCQNGF; encoded by the exons ATGACGTCCATCCTTCAGCTCGGATTCCTGCTTCTCTTTTCAG TAATTGTCCAACATGGAGATCTGACCCCTGGTGACCACAGCCACATGACTTTCACCCAAGAGGACAAGCTGCAG GAGGACGGAGTTCCTCCGGGTTTGTGCAGAATTTGTAAGATTGTCACCAGTaaagtgctgagaataatcGGAAAGTCTCTGTCGAAG GACAACATCGACTCTGCCCTCGACGGCATTTGCCGCAAAGTGGGACTCCAGGTGGTCTGCCGCCGCTTCATTCGCCAGTACAGACAGAAGCTGATTGACGCCATCTCTAAAAGGAAGGATGCGAACGCTGTGTGCAGATCACTGAAACTGTGCCAGAATGGGTTTTAA